The Puntigrus tetrazona isolate hp1 chromosome 13, ASM1883169v1, whole genome shotgun sequence genome contains the following window.
GTTTTCTGTGTCAGTCATCACAGATGAGCGAGTGAGTCTTGTTTCGTACACACACGGAACACGATCATTTAGTGGATTCACTCCGGCATTTAAATGCGGTTGCCACGAAAATgtagtgagtcattgaatcattcacacAAACGATTCTTCCAAACACAATTCACTCACGAACGCAAccatagactgtaaaaaaaaaaaaaaaaaaaaaaagatggacgACGCGACTCCACTGCCTTCCGCTACAGAAAGTGAAGCCGAATAGTATGGCATAGTACTTAGTATGGCCGCAGACATCTTGCGAAAATGACGTCATTTTGAGCCAGAGTCTGCGCAGTAGAGATCGTGAAGTGGAGCCGCGGAATCAAAGACCGATGTAGACGCGAAGATTGACTTTTCAAGACTCGCGAGGCCCACCCAAACGCAACAAGCGGCCGGCTTTTTCGTGAGTCACCGAATCATTCACCGAATCgatttgttcaaatcaaaatcgAACCACCAGTCGGCAGTAGCTAGCTTGTGTTGCTTGGAGAACGCGACTGATTCCGCGGCGGTTTGGTTTGGAGCTGTTTTTACTGGAGAAGCACAAGTAGGCAAAGTGGCAATATACTGTGATCGCACTCTTAAGTTGGTGCTACTTTTGGATGTGGTGGAAAACCGTGAAGGTGGTTCGAAGCACCGGTGCAGACGTGGAGGACATCTTGTCATAGTAGTGACAAATAAATTGaggtttgtgtttcttttacaACTGGTGATTTTTTGGAGGTTTGTATAtgggcatttttaaaaaaaatacttttctctTGTGTATGGCTATGAAGCTAAAAACTATGAAATCCACCCCAACAGCTAAAGTTTCATCAAAGTGTGACATGgtttgaaaggttttttttgttgcattagtTATACAGTGTAACTTTTAAACAGCTTTAGAGTTTCGGTTTGAGGTATTCAGAATGTAGTTTGGTTAAGGGTAACTCATACCACATCAGTGCTACTTTGCAAAATCTGCTGAGAGACTACAAAAAACCCCAGCAATGCACACAATCTCACAAATGGGTTTCCTGTAGTTGATGCCTGCATATGGTATATCGATCAAAAGCGTGTGTAATGGACTGAAGATGTCTATCTCTTCCTCAGCTTTAACTGAGCTCCAGCAGACAGCCAGAAGGCCTGTTTTCACTTATGTCTGTTAAACATACTAACCCACACATCACTCTTCTTCTACGGGCGCATGCACGCAcaatcattcacacacacacacacacacacacacacacacacaaaactatttGTCCTCAGAGGACCTGTTATAAAACCCTTTTACATGTGAAAGCTTGACTGTTTTCTATGGACACACACCAACAGAAAAACCTCATATATCCGCCCGGCCACACACAAACAGCGAAGGCTTGTAATAAATCagatctctttctctttccataACTACACCATTCATCCCTTTGTATCTAATCTATTCCTCCTTGGAGGAATGTTTTATTGCTCAGagattgctcttttttttttttttttttttttttttttttttttttttttaagctcaggaaaataattgaattctctaaaaactttttttatgtagtatAAGTATAAAGTTATTTGACTCAAGCAGTTCTCTTAATGCCTTAGGAGAAATAAAATAGTCACCAATGAGACAACCGTTGACtttaaaaatgatgctttatgcGGTATGCTGAAATGTCTGGCTTCTGGTTCTTCTGAAATGTAAGATCATTGggtcagaaaaatattaaacgtAAATcacatattataaattattgcaGTATCTCTCCAGAACAGCAGGGGGTGTCATGTTACTGTAAGATCTACACAAATTCTAGTCAGTCTCGAAAGACCAAAGCAaggaaaacaagcaaaaaaacactaaatgaacataaaatgtAAGCGCAGATCACCCTTCGGCACAAGACCTCATATAACTGTACAATCTACTGCTGTACTTCTGAGTGTAAGAAAAAGCCTGGAAACAATTATATTGTATTCACAACCCTTCAAAACAGAATGATGTCATTCCTAATGGAGCGAGTCTAAGAAATGTGGTTAAGGGGAGAGgtagtgtgtgtttacatgctcCAAGGGGCAGACTTGTGTTAGCAGATGTTTCGTTTAGATCCCCCAGGACCAGTGTGGCATGATTTATCAGATGCAGCCGAGTTAAACTCATAAAAGCTCTTTGTCACTTAATAAGaaattgaatataatatttcactctttgttttaaaagcagctGGCCTTGAGTTGATGAATTAGAGCAGCTGACGTAGGTCAGGTAAATAAGTTAAAACCACGGTTGGTCATCaaacacacattacatttttatacagttttattatGCTTTTGATCTCCTGTAATTTATGTAACTTAACTcgtaaaattataattttttggggtaacactttagaatactgtttCTTACTGCATAATTAATAAGGAATTATTGAAGAACTAAAAGGTTATTCTTCATTAACACTTACTACTGTTAACTGCCAATGAATATGTGTTAACTAGTCTGTATGTACTACAATTATATGACTGTGTGAAGTAACAGGTAATCAATAACTAATGTATTTGTCTCCTGAagaattaatgttaattatctACTAGCTAAGGTTCAAGAAAAATCAGTATGAAAtaagtatttgtaattttactcAAGTACTTGATTTGTGGGCCTCAATCTGATTATTAAAGTGACTATTTGTGTATAACTGTTCAGTAGTAGTTATTTCATAGTTATTTTTCTTGAACCTTATCTTGTAGATAATATTAGTTCTTCAGGAGGTATTATTGATTAGCTAACTGTTACGTAACACAGTcataaaattgtattacataCTGATTAGATAATACAACTAGTTAACAGCAGTGAGTTAAGtggtaattaataatttagttcttcaacaatttcttattaGTTATGCAGTGAGTAAGaaacagtattctaaagtgttacctttttgTACATTGCTACATGCAGTAACAGCCAAAGAACTGATTGTTATCACTACATgcaataacattatatatatagaatatatattatatatcactatatatataatatatatatataataaatacatgcattgtTTTGGAGTGCTATCATACACTTTATCGCAGTTCTGGAGGGAACATTGAGACCCCATCATGATCATGTATCAATACgcattctgtttcatttttttgaccTGAAGTGATTCTGATTATTTCTTTATCTGCATGTAGGATGAATCTGTAGGAGTGCTGTATAGCACCGCTCGTGGTCAAGTATTGCTTTATGAGATGATCTAGACATGCTATCAGACCAAGACATGCAGGCTTCTCTTTCTGCAGCCAGActtttttgttcagtaaacCTTCAGCAGTGATGTTCTCcagctttaaatgacatttagtCTCCACAGTTGCGTATAAACCATCATAACGAAGCGGTGTGGTACATGACTGAGAACCTGTTGCATTTGATGTCTAGTCTTGTCAGACTTTCTTTAGCGACAGTTTCTTGAGCCTGTAAAAAACAGGATTTAATCTCATCCTGGCAGGAGTGGTTGAAAAAGTGCCTGGCTTCAATGAAAGTAATTTTTTGGCCAAGTATGTTGCCGACTTTGACATTGACATAGGTTTCGTTGTTTTCTGATGTTATAGTAAAAACAGGATATACATTCCTTCCAATCTGTACACAAGAGTAACCTCCTTTAACCACCAGCTTTGAGTACTGGTTTAAAGGATGTTCTCTAAAGAATCTCTCAGCAAAGTCCAAGTTGGAGAAAAGGGTTTTGTCTGTAATGTTCCTTTCCTTCAGTTCATGCATTACAGACATTATGTTTTCTGTAACAGGTGGAAGAAGTGGGTAACagctaaaaaagaaatgaaatgtagACATTTAATGAAAGTTTAGCTTTCTCCTGCAGATCATTATTAATGTACTTACAATGAAGCATCCATTGAAAACGAAGAGGGCTTTCTTTAGCAGGccaaatatttttcagattgATCCACGCTGTAAACAGATAAGGCATTAATTTAGTAATATACAgtcattatttcaaaatataaaggGCTTTACCCTCTTTCAGTTGCCATCTTGTCAGattattatatcatttgaatggtttgaaaactaaatatacaGAGGTTCATTTGTAGgcaaattttcaaaaatagacaGTTTTCAGTTTGCAAGTATCACTTTGTAGCTTTGAGATAagtttgctttgaaaaaaagtgtgtttttataaaacttAGTGTTACCAGATATCTCAAATTGTTTCAATTGGAATATGCAACGTTTTGTAGTTTGTGTTACTTTAGGTTACTTtaatcattctaaaaaaaaaaaaccccagcagaACAGACTTACCTAGATTGGCGTCCAGAGTGGTGAATGAAATGTCCGGGGATGTTTTACATCTCAGCCTCGTTGTACTGTAAGTTTCAGTTTCACAAAGCTCTTGCTAGATACTCttaagtttcttttttcaaGAAACAATCAAGCCGCTACAAAGGTTGGgcaggaagagaagaaaaagagaccACATCTGATGAAATGATCTTTTATAATATTCGAGACAAAACGCATGCAGATAAagaactacaaataaaaaagtcaagctatttatgtacatattttacattaatgtaaatataaactgaGTACAGAATCTTCTGCAATATGCCTGTGTATCATACATGCTATTTGCTTGCCACAAATGAAGCAAGATACAcgataattatatattttagggTATTatccatcttaaaatataacaatgatATATCTGGCTATAATTTGCCTAATTTAATCACGTTTTATGTGTACTGGGTTtgcacagttttattttttgtgtgttttcagttaGGACTCTACCCAGTACTTAACAAACAGCCACAGTCCAGTCTAGAGCCATACTTGGGATATTTTAGCAGAATACATGGGGGCATTCCGGCTTTTTTTCCGTTATTTGTCAAGGATGGAGAAATCcatgtaaaatatgttaaaacatACTTGACATCCCCACCTTTTTGTACACAagagtaatcttttttttttttaaccaccaATTTTGAGGACAGGTCTCTTTAAAGGATGGTCTCTTAGGTATCTTACAGCAGGGTCTAAGCTGGAGAGAAGGATGCTGTCTGTAACGTTCTTTTCTTTCAGTTCACGCTTCACAGACAGTTTTTCATGTCAGGCAGAAAACTGGGGTAacagcttgaaaaaaaaaatatattacacatttatgtacatataattaAAGTTTAACTTCCTTTTGCAGATGATTATCGTTGTGCTTACAATGAGCCGTCCGACTGAGAGGAAGGAGAGGTTTCTCTAGCAAGACAAATTTCACTCAAAAAATCCACACCCTCATCACATACAGCAGTCacttatataaaaagtaattatcttaaatatactgataatatttaatatacccTAAATCAAATTCAGCCAGAATAAAGTATTCCACATACCCTTGTTACATAGAACAGAATGATCCAAGTTAGTTTTAGTGAAGGGTGTACCAATAGAGAAACAACAGAGATTAGGATAGGAAATGATGACCACAGCcacaattatatttcattattaatgtaaatattactgtaatttttgttATGCATATTCAATAACCTGATTAATAATATgcctggtgtttttttttttgctgtctaAGGATGCAGCTGTTTCTAAGTTATAATTCTTAGGCATACTCCCACAACTCCATGTCCTGTATCCGCTGGGTGTGAGCTTTGTTCTGGGCATTGGTGAAGATGAAGTACTGAGTTGTGTGGTTGTCTGTCCTGCCAGTGACAAACTCCAGCATCTCCCCATCACCCTGAAGAATGATTCGTGCATTCTCATCCTGATACTGGTCCGAGTGCTGCAGCAAGTGCTGAAAGCATGTTAGCAGGTCTTTCCTCATCTCTCCACTCTTCTCCAGGTTTGTCTTTGTCTCTAGGATCTTCTCTAGAGACAGTGTTTTACCCAAGAAAACTCTACGCCGTGGCTGGATGTGGAGGGTGTGCAGGGGCTGATGGGTACTGTACATGAGATGTAGCTCTCCACAGGTGATCTTGAGCTCCATGCGATCCAGAACTGATGGGCTTTTGTCAGCCAGGGCTTTTTTAGCTTGCTCGAAGCAGCTTTCTAACTCGTCACGACAGCAATGTCCAGCAAAATGGCTCTCTGCAAGGCTAGAGGTTGTCAGTTGACATTCTGGATGGGTCCTTTGTAGGAGCTGTGGACCGTTTGCGCCCGTATGTGCCGTGTAGGACAGGACAGGTGTCCCAGCTGTGATACGCACTAGGTGGCGCTCTCCTTCCAGTGTTAGAGAGACATCACGCCGCTTGGATGCAGGAAAGGCCTCCAGGGCTTGTATAGAGAAGTCAAGATTGGTTTTCAGGTGTGAGTCCAGCAATCCTTCCTGACGGATTTTCCCTTTTACTGACAGGAGAGAGTCCAGATCAAGCGAAGGCACTgtaaaatatctccttttgggaagaaataaacaaatgggCATTGACTGTAAGAATTTCAAAAAAGTGTGAACAACCATTTTTTCctaaatttgaattttaataatgaactttTATATTCCTTGCAGTCTTTGAATTATTCTGTACTATACATGGTGTCTTGATCGCCCTGCAAGGGTTTTATTTTCCGATGTTTAAGTGACTGTACATTACccttatatatcatatataaacaaCTTCTATTTATACATCTGAATGTTATTATCAAAACACTCCTGATGCAGGTAGACCAGGTCATAATGGTGTTATTGGGTCTTTCAGAGACAGTCCCTGCAAAATTATTCCTCATTTGCTAACAGCACCATAGTCTACAAATACATACAGGAGTTGTCACAAAGAGATTGTCTAGCTAAACAAAACGTTTTGTCCTACTTCGCAactataaataaaggtgatatgggttaaaatgcaaaacatcaacaaaaactCCCATGAGAAGTTGACTCTTTGcaataaacttaattaaaaattatatcaaGGTATACTTTATGACAGtaatgtaaacaataaaatgcacctACTACTAATGCAATAAAGCATAGCTGAATAAATAGACTTTTATTAACTTAGTTATCACCTTTCATCTGCTGTTTAGTATGTCTAAtacttctaaaatattttagaagtaTTAGACAAGTCATGCCATCTCAATAATTTAGCTTATTGTTGGACTTATACATTTCATGGCAATATTAACACAGTATAAAGATTTGCTGTAGAGGCATTTTTCTTATGCTTTTGTATTCCAAACAGCTTAGGTACTGTTTTGTAAACTTTCTAATCTtcctgaatattaaaatgaaatctacaTTGAGGCAACTTACATCTCACTCATAGCAGAGGACATCAAAGGTCGAATAACAATTCTTATGGTCCAGTCCAGTAAGCATGGACTCTGTTGAACACAACATACAGTGAGAGTTTTCAACTACTGatgaggaaaagaaaataagtacattgtacatttttgttgtacttttgtGACATaagtaatatattaatttatcatGTTCATTGTTGAGTTTTGTTGTGTTAACCACTTTTAAAAGCTCTTACCAAATCTCTAATCTTACCTTTTGATCCAAAACAGAACGGGTCTCACCTCTAGCTGCTGCAGCTCTCTGCTGTCTCTGTGTTTTGAGGCGATGGACAGGTGTCAGGTAGGTGGATAAACACCACGTGGTTGACGATGAATCAGTGTTGTCTgtgcacgtacacacacacacacagacagtttaGTGTCATTCAGTCGCCCACTGTCACACTTACACAATCACTTACCGCTGTACATACACAACACTTCTAATTTACAGTGCAGAGAACTTGAACATTATGAAAGAGTTCATTTAACTTCTTTAGTAGAACTGGTGGAATAATACAGGAGATTTTGATGACTCAGTTCTGTATTACTCAGCAGAACTGTTTTTAGATGCAGCATCTATTATGATGCAACTTATCTATCTGTGGCCCTTGGCTAATGTTTAGTATAATAGAAAACACCTCATGATAATGGATTATATCAGTATAACCAG
Protein-coding sequences here:
- the LOC122356134 gene encoding uncharacterized protein LOC122356134, producing MSSAMSEMRYFTVPSLDLDSLLSVKGKIRQEGLLDSHLKTNLDFSIQALEAFPASKRRDVSLTLEGERHLVRITAGTPVLSYTAHTGANGPQLLQRTHPECQLTTSSLAESHFAGHCCRDELESCFEQAKKALADKSPSVLDRMELKITCGELHLMYSTHQPLHTLHIQPRRRVFLGKTLSLEKILETKTNLEKSGEMRKDLLTCFQHLLQHSDQYQDENARIILQGDGEMLEFVTGRTDNHTTQYFIFTNAQNKAHTQRIQDMELWDGLIVS